The window CCAAGATGCTGCAGGCTGGACTTGATTGGGCGTGCGGGCCGGGGAAGGTGGATTGCTCTGCTCTGATGCAGGGGAAGCCATGCTATGATCCTGATACGGTCGAGTCGCATGCCTCGTACGCATTCAACGAGTACTACCACGGGATGGGAATGGCTTCTGGGACTTGCTACTTTAGTGGGGTTGCAGCTATTACGACTACAGATCCAAGTAAGCTGCAATTACTATCATTTGATGCACTTCCTAACGAATTGAGACTGGCTTTCCTGAATGAGCTGCAGTTTGATGGATGACATTTAAATTCTAATATATAATGAGTGAAACTATAGAAAAATAGAATTCTCATCCTTTGGACATCTCAAAATCCTGCAAGATAGAATGCTCCTTTAGGTAAATCATGAGGCTATAATATTAACTAGTGATCGTCGTACATCATGTTAGACTGTCATGTACTTTGGGTATGTGGTTAGAAAATAAATGTTAGCATGCTACCATTTCTAAAAGAGTTATTATGCCTTTATGTTTTTGTCCTCGCAAACAAACTTGTGAAAGCTCAATCTGGTCTTGATATTTATGACTCTTAGTTCCGGTTACACGGAATAATCTCTCTTgtggttttttttcttctttttttgtgcaGGTCATGAATCTTGCTTATTCTCTGGGAGGTATGTGATCTTCTTTTTGAGTTTGCCTCTGTGTTTAGGATTTCATTTCGTAATTCCTTTTGCATTAGAGATTTTTCAAGTAGTTGATATGATAATTACGGTCGATGGTTGAGATGGGTCTTTGCCGTCACATACCTTAGTTACATAAATCACATTTTCTAGTCAACTGATCGagaaaaaataattcataaatatcTGCAGATAATAGTTAATGAAGTCTGAGATTATACCTCTAATAGTCCAAGGAGGAGTCATTTAACTGCATCGCACATTAAATTATTGAATTTGTCGTTAACGAAGTTGTTTTGGCAAGGACACTTTTGCTGTTTTCATGCAATAAGATGTATCCTAGTTGTTGTTGTCAATTAGATCCATCAAATCAATTTGTGATGTGATTTCACAGTTTATTCAAGATACTTGGCATACAACGGCAACCACTACAAGAATCAGAAGCCGTAATCAAGATAATTGGCATACTTAAACTATGCATGCCATAATACATCTTTTGACTTTTGAGCCTTTAAGAAACAACAAATATATGGTGGGAGCGTTGGCAAAGAATTCTAGAATGAAAGACTCCagaaaaaacaataaaaaaattaggcTTTGGTTATTTTATAAGTATCATGTTTATTTTTAGGTTTCGACGAAGAATATGTGAGAGGATATATAAGAAGATTTATTTGAGTCAGGATAAACCAAAGGGTGTTTGGTACTTGTAATTAATCGTAAGGATTGTCGAACTATGTAAGTCTTGTGTcgacatttttatatttttttttattgtcggATCTCGAAAATTTTTCATTTAGTTTTGAAGCCTTCCCTTTCCCTAATAAAGCATtcaaatatgtatatttataaaatAGTCAAATCTGATAATTTAGAGGTTCTCTTCCTTTCCAAGAATGTGATTCCTTGTTCACCAAGGACATTGAGGAATCTAAAAATTCTTGCAAATCCAAAGGGAGTGTTATGTATGGCAGTAATGTTCCTTAAAAGGATTCCATAGTACTGTTTCCTTCAAATGATCTATATGTTCCTTAACAGACAGATCATTTTCAAGTTTTGAAAGCATGTTGAATGTTACTTAAGTTGCTGGTTGTAGCTCAAACTCTGCTTCAGATACTACGATTAACTTAATCTTTGTTTATGTAATCTTCTTCCTCGATGCAGTGGTGGGAAGAACGGTACAGTTCTGAATGGCACATCGTTGGCTCCCTCCTCCAACTCGACATCAGCCGAGTCCAGTGCTAGTGCTGCTCACAGTTTCCATCACAACAAAGGAGGTCTTCAGATCATCAGACTTCTCCTGTTGAGCTTAATTGTCTTGTAGCTTATAATCTCCTCAATTTTTGATCAGCAAGAAGCTTTTCGAAAGCTCCTGTGGAACTTAACTCGATCAATTCTGGATGGATGTGAGTTGGGTTAATTTGTGGCGAGGCACATCCAATCTTGTCTCGTCCTCATCGTCCGAAGTCAGGTTGTCTATCTCTTTTGTCTTTAAAATTTTCCTCTTTGTGCTGAATGCAAATCCTCTGTACAAATCCCATTTGGTGTTTGTCCTTTTGAAGATGATCTTCTGCCAATAGTCCTTCAATTATTCTCGCTTTGTGGTTGTGCAGATCAAATTAATCGTAGTATGTATTAATAGGATTTGTGTATTACatatcttccttttctttatatTTGTCTTATCATAGGAAGATTACTTGAAGCAGGTAAAAGGCTTTGATTTAGTTCTGTTTTGGGGGTCCCACAGCAAGCTGTGTGAGAGGTATGTTTGCGGGGAGAGTCGACGCAGCGAGGAAGGAGTAATTTTTTGTCACTTTCAACTGAGCGCTTTGCGTTGTGTCTTTTGGCGCGTTCGAGTTCCGTCCCGCAAACGAATACCCAAACGCTTCTCTACCGGCTTCAAAGCGTCTTCATACCCTCTCTTTCTGACCTCGATCGCGACTCCAACGGCCGTCTCTCGATCGACAACCATTCCTCGCTCCCAGCCCTTCGACGCCCGATGTATGATCACCTCGGCGTCCTCATGGGGCTGCCGCCTCGCCGCTCAACCTCGAGGCCGACACCATTCGCAGACCCCTCGGTGGGTGCGGGCCGCAGTGCCGCCGGTTGCTAGGCGGTGATAGTGAACCACCAGATCTGGTGCTACGCCATCGCGCTGTGGTGTTGCAGGCAAGTCGCTCATCCCTTGCTCGCTCTGATCGATTTGGTGATGGATAGGGTCTTAGGATCGCGATGAGTTGATTCAATAACTTCATCCTCTTTAATTCTCTTGACCTTTAAAGACCCTTTTGCCAGCGTATCTTCTTCCTTTGTGTTGTTTATCGGTATGAATTCTAGTGATGTCTTTTTACATCCTTCAGCATCTCACAAGCCAGCAAATAGTAGATAGTGTCGATTGGTGCTACGCCATCGCGCTGTGGTATTGCAGGAAAGTCGATTAATCTTTGCGCGCTCTGATCGATTTGGCGATGGAATAGTGTCTACTGCATCGTCTTAGGATTGTGATGGGTTGATTTGTTAGAGTAGAAAGTATGAGTTCACCATTAACTTCCAATTGTTACTTGTGATTATAATTTAGTCTCCTCCTCTTTAATTCTTTTGACCCTTAAAAGACCCTTTTGCCAGCATATCCCCTTCCTTTTTGTTGTTTATTGGTATGAATTCTGATGATGTCTTCTTACATCCTCAAGTAACCTGTTTAGAGCAATGATAAGAGATTATAATAGAAATAGATTAAATCATCTTATCAATTATTAAATGAAgattaattaaaataagaaattatCTTATCAATTATTAAACAtagattaattaaaaataaaaaatccgaTGGCACATATCGTTGTCCTAAGGTGAATTTTGAACCTTTGTGCTAGTAAGATCGGAATCCCGTCCCAAAATACAATTAGGGTGTTATACTCTAACGAGCCCGATTTATGAAGATGACGAAAAGCTCAATgtataaaagataatataagatagaaaaaaatgtATAcaaattaaatagaaaaaaatgcTATCTAAGGAAAAAGAAGAGACAATAGTTAATGAGTTTTATGCCCCATCATAGAATAAGAGGATATGAGATGGGAAGATAGGAATGTCGTACAAAAAGGATATCATATAATGTTTCATTTCTCATATCATGGAAAAGCAGATAGGATAAATTTGAAGTTTTTTCATTTTACAAAGCAAAACAATATCAAAAATCCCGAAGTCAAAAGTGGTAGGTTCACGAAACAGTCATGCTCCAATCAAGTCTTCCAGGGGTTATTTTAGGTTGTTTGAACATTGTAGAACTTGTAACGAGGTAAATATGAGTTATGCAACTCATACTGAATCAGGATTGTTACTTTCTCCAAAATGCTCTCAGCTTCTTGCCTTTCTTAAAGCTGACTGGTGTTTGATTGTGTTGGCTTTGTTGGTCTTGCATGTGATAAGGCATACTTGAAGGAACACTCTTTCTTTGTAAAGCCAATTCCTTTTACCAAATGATCTTTTTGCCTCACCATGCAAGCTGAAATATGAAAGGAACATGCAAGATCCTACCAATCTCATCAGTAAATGATATGGTCATTTGTAGTcatctttaaaaataatttccTCCAGAAATATTTCTCTTTGCTTGTCATTTTACATTTATAATTCATTGCAAGCATTAACTCCTTTATTACGCAATTATTGTACTGTACTCCCATGTTTCAGTTGACAGTGGGAGAAATGGCACTTTATTAATTGCAATCAAAATTTCGACTTGGAGAAATTTATGCTCTGCTGAACATGGAGACTACTTGACCTGCAAGCTATGGAAATGCAACCTTCCATCAGGGGAACCAATCTGCATATGCATCTGTGTGGTCCATCAATTAATGGTCCAAATCTTAATTATTCTCCTTAAATAAGATtaggttagagagagagagagagagtagtagtCATAAACTTTCTTAAGTTAGATGCACTTTTGGTTGCTTAAATTTCACATTACATTCTCTTGTAATTTGGCAACATCAGTACATTGAAGTAGGATATCTATTAAATAGTTCTTTCAGTAACTGCATTCTGTGACAGCAACTTAGATTTCCAAATTACATTATTTTGGAATGTTCTCAAAATACTTTGGTAAGAACACATGGTTCTATTTATTGATTCGAGTGTTCCATGGTTGATCTTGACATTTCAAACTCAAGTTATCCAACATCCAGATGCTAATTTGTGACTGCCAAACATGTAGCTTGGTAGCCTGATGGATCCATTGTTGAGTTTTCATCTCTGTATTCCTGATCATTTAAGATTCGAGATTTATTTGGATGTACAAGAACACTTTAGCTAAAACCTTGATGGTTTGATGTTTCTTGTTTCGATTATTTGTATGTGTTTGCATAGGATGGATATCAATGTACAGATAGATATATCCAAAGGATCTTAATATTTggagccatatatatatatatatatattatttatgcttTATTAGTATTTACAAAATTGAATATCGATATATTTCTGAATTTGGCAAAGGCAGAATGAATCAGACAAATGTATTCTCGCTAGGACTACCCGTGATTATTGATCACGGCCGTCCAACGAGCCCCTGACAGCTGTCGAGATGCTGGTGGATCCCGCTTCGCCACGAACCGTAGTACGGTCTTGTGCAGCGGCGGGGTCCGCTGCACGAGAAACAACGGCAATAAGGGAAGATGCTCGGATCTTAATCCGATGGATCGATCCGACGGTCCTCTTTCGTCGTCTAGGCTATCGGAGGGCCGAGATTCTTCCAGACCTGACATCCGCCTCCGAACGCCGTCAACTCGCGGCTGTTACTTGCCGCGGCAGCGGGGCCCATCTGTTGAGCTGCCGTTTCTTAAAGTCTGTTCGACTTTCCACTAACCTTTTAATCCGCTTCAACTAATACAAAGACTAATCCAAAACACAATTAAAGAAGTCCCACGTAGATACATGCATTTGAAACAAAAAAGGTAAACATGCAGGAAAAGAGTAGTAGTATACGTACTGACTACAAAAGTGAAGGAAGAAACAGTTGCCGCAGTGGTAGACTGTACGTTTCCCTTCTCCTCTGTCTACTTGCATGAAATTTAGGCGTTAAGAATTAGGCTCTCTCCTAATTGAAGCTTAAGCGTGTAATTTTGCTCCAATCCTTCTTCGTCGTTGTCTTTCTCACTGTCAAGGCAACGAAATCAAAGTGGGTGGTGGGAATTCCTACCATTTCAAGTGGCTTAAGATTAGGGTTTTATAGCACCGCGGGAGAGGGTGGAGCGAACCGTGCGCGGCATATAACGGGAGACACTGCGAGTCCCGTCACCGCCCTCATGGCTTCACCACCCTTCTTCTTCGGTGTGTTTCTGGTGTCGTTAGTTCTGATGTCCTCGATCCCCGGCGGAGCACCGGATCTGGCTGCGGACGGCGCCGCACTGCTTGCCCTCCGCGCCGCCGTGGGCCGCTTCGTGCTGCCGTGGAACGCCTCCGACTCGCCATGCACGTGGCAGGGCGTCGCGTGCGGGTCCAGCCGCGTGACCGCCCTCCGCCTCCCCGCCGTCGGTCTCATCGGCTCGATCCCCGCTGGCACCGTCGGCAACCTCTCCGAACTCCGCGTTCTCAGCCTCCGCTACAACGCCCTCTCCGGCGCCTTGCCGCCGGACCTTCCCGCACTCTCCGAGCTCCGCAACCTCTACCTCCAGCAGAACCGCTTCTCCGGCGAGATCCCGCCAGCCCTTGGCTCCCTCAAGAACCTCGTCCGCCTCAACCTCGCCGGGAACCAGTTCTCCGATGGCATCCCGCCGGAGCTCAACAACCTCACCCGGCTCCGCACCCTCTACCTCGAGACCAACCGGCTTGCCGGGGAGATCCCCCGGTTCGACCTGTCCAACCTCGCCCAATTCAACGCATCGTTCAACCAGCTCAACGGGTCGATCCCCTCCTCGCTCCGCGGGTTTCCGGCGACCGCTTTCTTGGCCACGGGGCTCTGCGGGGGGCCTCTCGGGCCGTGCCCCGGCGAGATAGCGCCATCTCCGGCGGCCAATAGCCCGAGCGGCCAGGGCCCCGTGGCCCAGGTGCCGGTGGGAGGAAATGCTGGCGGCGGGGCCGGGAATGACGAGAAGAAGCTCTCCGGCGGGGCCATCGCCGGGATCGTCATCGGTTCCGCCGTCTTCCTCCTGATCTGGCTCATCTTGTTGATACTCCTCTGCCGGAGGAGCGGCAAGAGCAAGACGAGTTCGCTGGAGGCGGTGGAGGCGAGAGGGAAGCAGTCAGAGGCTTCGGCGGCGTCAGAGCGGGACAAGGGTTTAGGAGGAGCAGCGGGCGGGAATGTAGAGTCGGCGACTCCGGTAGCAGCGGC of the Musa acuminata AAA Group cultivar baxijiao chromosome BXJ3-2, Cavendish_Baxijiao_AAA, whole genome shotgun sequence genome contains:
- the LOC103976757 gene encoding probable inactive receptor kinase RLK902; its protein translation is MASPPFFFGVFLVSLVLMSSIPGGAPDLAADGAALLALRAAVGRFVLPWNASDSPCTWQGVACGSSRVTALRLPAVGLIGSIPAGTVGNLSELRVLSLRYNALSGALPPDLPALSELRNLYLQQNRFSGEIPPALGSLKNLVRLNLAGNQFSDGIPPELNNLTRLRTLYLETNRLAGEIPRFDLSNLAQFNASFNQLNGSIPSSLRGFPATAFLATGLCGGPLGPCPGEIAPSPAANSPSGQGPVAQVPVGGNAGGGAGNDEKKLSGGAIAGIVIGSAVFLLIWLILLILLCRRSGKSKTSSLEAVEARGKQSEASAASERDKGLGGAAGGNVESATPVAAAGAEKLVFFGGRAALFDLEDLLRASAEVLGKGTFGTAYKAVLEMGTTLAVKRLRDVALTEREFREKVEVIGAMDHPNLVPLRAYLYSKDEKLLVYDYMPLGSLSALLHGNRGSGRTPLNLETRIGIVLAAARGIEYIHSAGPWASHGNIKSSNVLLTKSYEGRLSDHGLALLAGPISSPTRVSGYRAPEVTDPCRVSQKADVYSFGVLLLELLTGKAPTQALLNEEGVDLPGWVQSIVRDEWAAEVFDPELLRYQNVEEEMVQLLQLAINCAAQSPDMRPSMPEVVVRIEEIRSRRAVHREQQDNADGLEDGDDSSSRRTDSIAES